A window of the Streptomyces griseochromogenes genome harbors these coding sequences:
- a CDS encoding acyl-CoA dehydrogenase family protein, translated as MRSLDAARTVCERFHPGLLKELDQIPYAERERPGSPVIDLFRIHGGVGLLIPETYGGHGAAPLEALRVQLALGALSPSLVAAVSMHHFTAAMLYSLAVKSGRLSDAQTDLLHRIVPEQQVMASGWAEGRTAQNILKPAVTARPVEGGFLLSGSKKPCSLSRSMSLLTASIAIHGEEGGEPELALALVPADAPGMSVHDFWGNDLLAGAESDEVRLEDVFVPAEMVVRAGADDPTRLDDLQSAGFVWFEMLISAGYAGAAAALVEQVLERKRGGAEERAALAVDMEAALALLEGVARGTGAEPGDEESVARVLVARYAVQNALPDIVGRALELLGGLEFISNSASAQAAAATRALAFHPPSRIAASEPLLAYFGGGPLVLA; from the coding sequence GTGCGTTCCCTCGATGCTGCCCGGACCGTCTGCGAGCGGTTCCACCCCGGACTGCTCAAGGAGCTGGACCAGATTCCGTACGCCGAGCGGGAGCGGCCCGGCAGCCCCGTGATCGACCTCTTCCGCATCCACGGCGGGGTCGGCCTGCTCATACCCGAGACCTACGGTGGTCACGGCGCCGCCCCGCTCGAGGCGCTGCGGGTCCAGCTGGCTCTCGGCGCGCTCTCGCCGTCGCTGGTCGCGGCCGTGTCCATGCACCACTTCACCGCCGCGATGCTGTACTCGCTGGCGGTCAAGTCGGGCCGGCTCAGTGACGCGCAGACCGATCTGCTGCACCGGATCGTGCCCGAGCAGCAGGTGATGGCCTCCGGCTGGGCCGAGGGCCGTACCGCCCAGAACATCCTGAAGCCGGCCGTGACCGCGCGCCCGGTGGAGGGCGGGTTCCTGCTGTCCGGCTCGAAGAAGCCGTGCAGCCTGTCCCGTTCGATGAGCCTGCTCACCGCGTCGATCGCCATCCACGGCGAGGAGGGCGGCGAGCCTGAGCTGGCGCTCGCGCTGGTGCCCGCCGACGCGCCCGGCATGTCCGTGCACGACTTCTGGGGCAACGACCTGCTGGCCGGCGCGGAGAGCGACGAGGTGCGTCTGGAGGACGTGTTCGTCCCGGCGGAGATGGTCGTACGGGCCGGCGCCGACGATCCGACGCGCCTGGACGACCTGCAGTCGGCCGGGTTCGTGTGGTTCGAGATGCTGATCTCCGCCGGGTACGCGGGCGCCGCCGCCGCGCTGGTGGAGCAGGTGCTGGAGCGCAAGCGCGGCGGGGCCGAGGAGCGGGCCGCGCTCGCCGTCGACATGGAGGCCGCCCTCGCCCTGCTGGAGGGCGTGGCCCGCGGCACCGGCGCGGAGCCCGGCGACGAGGAGTCGGTGGCCCGGGTGCTGGTGGCCCGGTACGCGGTGCAGAACGCGCTGCCGGACATCGTCGGGCGGGCGTTGGAGCTGCTCGGCGGGCTGGAGTTCATCAGCAACTCGGCGAGTGCGCAAGCCGCCGCCGCTACGCGTGCGCTGGCATTCCATCCGCCGTCCCGTATCGCCGCCTCGGAGCCGCTTCTCGCGTACTTCGGCGGGGGGCCGCTGGTTCTGGCGTAG